Genomic DNA from Prosthecobacter sp. SYSU 5D2:
CCATCCACTGGCAGGGTTTGCATTCCTGGCTGCCTTCAAACTCCACGCCCTGAAAAAGGAACCGTTTGCCCAGCCAGTCCCGCAGGTTTACCCCTTCCACGATCAAGTTGCGCCGGAAGACGGAGGCGGGCAGCTTGGGCAGCTTGAATGTCTGCCGGATTTCCTCCACCACCGCCGCATCAAAAAAAGTGACCTGGCCTTTGAAATCAGGGCGGAAGCCAAAGTAACGGTCTCCGCGCAAACCCATCCCGGCCACGCATTCCACCGTCTGCACCTCCCGGATGCCGCTTTGCATCC
This window encodes:
- a CDS encoding MOSC domain-containing protein — translated: MDAPLEHTPSQPAADAKAEPNPAVIPVCPGRLVKIYISSGHDYWGRQGEGRMQSGIREVQTVECVAGMGLRGDRYFGFRPDFKGQVTFFDAAVVEEIRQTFKLPKLPASVFRRNLIVEGVNLRDWLGKRFLFQGVEFEGSQECKPCQWMDRVIAEGAEAFLKSGFRGGLRAKIRSGGMLRVE